The following are encoded in a window of Miltoncostaea marina genomic DNA:
- a CDS encoding L,D-transpeptidase, with protein sequence MKTVLIVSACLLAAAPAAASAAPPEPRAPTADAAWTAKVRHFVVARARPSAASRAVARLEPVTRFWRRPQRLLVLGRVRTDPATGQRWVPVRLPDRPNRSMGFLRVSEVDLAVTRTRIVVRVGARRVELWRAGRREASWRAAVGTSGTPTPRGLFAVQDPVPSQGAQRSYLGPYIITLTAYSPVLTSFMGGNGLVAIHGTDATGLLGRAVSHGCVRVANDAVSRLYRVATPGVPVEIRA encoded by the coding sequence ATGAAGACGGTCCTCATCGTTTCCGCATGCCTGCTGGCCGCCGCCCCCGCCGCCGCGAGCGCCGCACCGCCCGAGCCGCGTGCCCCCACCGCCGACGCCGCCTGGACGGCGAAGGTGCGCCACTTCGTCGTGGCCCGCGCCCGCCCGAGCGCCGCGTCGCGCGCCGTGGCCCGGCTCGAGCCCGTGACCCGCTTCTGGCGCCGGCCGCAGCGCCTGCTGGTGCTGGGCCGGGTGCGCACCGACCCGGCGACCGGCCAGCGCTGGGTGCCCGTGCGGCTGCCCGACCGGCCCAACCGCTCGATGGGCTTCCTGCGCGTCTCGGAGGTCGACCTGGCGGTCACCCGCACGCGCATCGTCGTGCGGGTCGGCGCCCGGCGGGTGGAGCTCTGGCGCGCCGGGCGGCGCGAGGCCTCCTGGCGGGCCGCGGTCGGCACCTCCGGCACCCCCACGCCGCGTGGCCTGTTCGCGGTGCAGGACCCCGTTCCCTCGCAGGGCGCCCAGCGCTCCTACCTCGGCCCCTACATCATCACGCTGACCGCCTACAGCCCGGTGCTCACCAGCTTCATGGGCGGCAACGGGCTCGTGGCCATCCACGGCACGGACGCGACCGGCCTGCTGGGCCGGGCGGTCAGCCACGGGTGCGTCCGGGTGGCCAACGACGCGGTCTCCCGGCTCTACCGTGTGGCCACGCCGGGCGTGCCGGTCGAGATCCGCGCGTAG
- a CDS encoding GNAT family N-acetyltransferase has product MERPPSPVATVVAGRVVVDRMLRADWPRVAEVYAEGIATGNATFETEVPTWARWDALHLDEPRLVARIDDRIQGWTAVRPVSDREVYRGRVECSLYIAAEARGQGVGEALMQELAARADAAGLWTLEAIVFPENRASVRMLEASGFRVVGRRERLARLHGAWRDVLLLERRSPLVA; this is encoded by the coding sequence ATGGAGCGACCCCCCTCCCCCGTCGCCACGGTCGTGGCCGGCCGCGTCGTGGTCGACCGCATGCTGCGGGCCGACTGGCCCCGCGTGGCCGAGGTCTACGCCGAGGGCATCGCCACCGGCAACGCGACCTTCGAGACCGAGGTGCCGACCTGGGCCCGCTGGGACGCCCTCCACCTGGATGAGCCGCGCCTCGTGGCGCGTATCGACGACCGCATCCAGGGCTGGACCGCGGTGCGGCCGGTCTCCGACCGCGAGGTGTACCGCGGGCGGGTCGAGTGCTCGCTCTACATCGCGGCCGAGGCGCGCGGTCAGGGCGTCGGCGAGGCCCTGATGCAGGAGCTCGCCGCGCGCGCGGACGCCGCCGGGCTGTGGACCCTCGAGGCGATCGTCTTCCCCGAGAACCGGGCGAGCGTGCGCATGCTGGAGGCCAGCGGGTTCCGCGTCGTGGGGCGGCGCGAGCGGCTCGCCCGGCTGCACGGGGCCTGGCGCGACGTGCTGCTGCTGGAGCGGCGCAGCCCGCTCGTCGCCTGA
- a CDS encoding amino acid ABC transporter ATP-binding protein: MSAPPVLEVRGVTKRYGDREVLRGIDLEVGEHRALALIGASGSGKSTLLRCIDLLEEIDDGDILLDGEVITDPSCPPVGVRRRLGLVFQAFNLFPHLSVIENVVLAPVRAGGVARPEALERGRELLARFGLGGREHDYPDRLSGGQQQRVAIVRALATGPRALLLDEVTSALDPELVGEVLGLVRGLKEGGMTMVIATHEMAFARDVADEVCFLHEGRVLERGEPARIFTAPERAETRQFLRRVLR; this comes from the coding sequence GTGAGCGCGCCGCCGGTGCTCGAGGTGCGCGGCGTCACCAAGCGCTACGGCGACCGCGAGGTGCTGCGCGGCATCGACCTCGAGGTGGGCGAGCACCGGGCGCTGGCGCTGATCGGCGCCTCCGGGTCGGGCAAGTCGACCCTCCTGCGCTGCATCGACCTGCTGGAGGAGATCGACGACGGGGACATCCTCCTGGACGGCGAGGTCATCACCGACCCCTCGTGCCCGCCGGTCGGCGTGCGCCGGCGCCTGGGCCTGGTGTTCCAGGCCTTCAACCTCTTCCCGCACCTCAGCGTGATCGAGAACGTGGTGCTCGCCCCCGTGCGGGCGGGCGGGGTGGCGCGCCCCGAGGCACTCGAGCGTGGGCGCGAGCTGCTGGCCCGGTTCGGGCTCGGCGGCCGCGAGCACGACTACCCCGACCGCCTGTCGGGCGGCCAGCAGCAGCGCGTGGCGATCGTGCGCGCGCTGGCGACCGGGCCGCGCGCCCTGCTGCTGGACGAGGTCACGAGCGCGCTCGACCCCGAGCTGGTGGGCGAGGTGCTCGGGCTGGTGCGCGGGCTGAAGGAGGGCGGCATGACGATGGTGATCGCCACCCACGAGATGGCCTTCGCCCGCGACGTCGCCGACGAGGTCTGCTTCCTCCACGAGGGCCGGGTGCTGGAGCGCGGCGAACCGGCGCGCATCTTCACGGCGCCGGAGCGGGCGGAGACGCGGCAGTTCCTGCGCCGCGTGCTGCGCTGA
- a CDS encoding amino acid ABC transporter permease, whose translation MSATGDPAPAGVRAASERRVAREAARRRRARRGAAVATLSSVLVLGALVALVLSSPGWGDVQETFFSWEVFRDAFPDVLRGFWLDVKLFLVVEAIVIVAGLGVALMRVGRAPAFFPFRMLATVYTDVFRGVPVILVVYLVGFGVPALGTSGWFADPVVLGGFGLALCYTAYVAEVYRAGLDSIHPSQRAAALAVGLTEGQAMRHVIVPQAVRRVVPPLLNDFISLQKDVALVSILGPQEAFRVAQIEAASDFNYTPFLAAALLYLAVTVPLARVVDHQQARARRRRGQAAPA comes from the coding sequence GTGAGCGCCACGGGGGACCCGGCGCCCGCGGGCGTGCGCGCCGCGTCGGAGCGCCGGGTCGCCCGCGAGGCGGCCAGGCGCCGGCGCGCGCGCCGGGGCGCGGCCGTCGCCACGCTGTCGAGCGTCCTCGTGCTGGGGGCGCTCGTGGCGCTGGTGCTGAGCAGCCCCGGCTGGGGGGACGTGCAGGAGACCTTCTTCTCCTGGGAGGTCTTCCGCGACGCCTTCCCCGACGTGCTGCGCGGCTTCTGGCTGGACGTAAAGCTGTTCCTCGTCGTCGAGGCGATCGTGATCGTGGCGGGGCTCGGCGTGGCCCTGATGCGGGTGGGGCGCGCGCCGGCGTTCTTCCCGTTCCGGATGCTGGCGACGGTCTACACCGACGTCTTCCGCGGCGTCCCGGTGATCCTCGTCGTCTACCTCGTCGGCTTCGGCGTCCCCGCGCTCGGCACGAGCGGCTGGTTCGCCGACCCGGTGGTGCTGGGCGGGTTCGGGCTGGCCCTCTGCTACACGGCCTACGTCGCCGAGGTGTACCGGGCCGGCCTGGACTCGATCCACCCCAGCCAGCGCGCCGCCGCGCTCGCGGTGGGCCTGACCGAGGGGCAGGCCATGCGCCACGTCATCGTGCCGCAGGCCGTGCGCCGCGTGGTGCCGCCGCTGCTCAACGACTTCATCTCGCTGCAGAAGGACGTCGCGCTCGTGTCGATCCTGGGCCCCCAGGAGGCCTTCCGGGTGGCCCAGATCGAGGCGGCGTCCGACTTCAACTACACGCCCTTCCTGGCCGCCGCGCTGCTCTACCTGGCGGTCACCGTGCCGCTCGCCAGGGTGGTGGACCACCAGCAGGCGCGCGCCCGGCGGCGGCGGGGCCAGGCGGCGCCCGCGTGA
- a CDS encoding ABC transporter substrate-binding protein, which yields MRRARRLIAAILLTAVAALALAACGDDDDEGAATAATAATSCAREDLDLVADGALTVGTDSPAFPPYFVDNEPSNGEGFESAVAYGIAERLGFPAEDVRWTVVPFNASFAPGPKTFDFDINQVSISEQRRKAVDFSEPYYTTPQAVLVPEGSEYADATGVAELREARFGVQVGTTSLDAVTEVIDPSTEPRVYNDSNDVVRALKSKQVDAIVTDLPTAIYLRDVEVEGSTVVGQFAAPGGDDWGAVLAKGSPLTSCVSQAIADMRESGELGRITERWIGAEAPVLDLG from the coding sequence ATGCGCCGAGCCCGCCGCCTGATCGCCGCCATCCTCCTCACCGCCGTCGCCGCCCTGGCGCTCGCCGCCTGCGGCGACGACGACGACGAGGGCGCCGCCACCGCCGCGACGGCCGCGACGTCCTGCGCCCGCGAGGACCTGGACCTGGTCGCCGACGGCGCGCTGACCGTCGGCACCGACTCGCCGGCCTTCCCGCCGTACTTCGTGGACAACGAGCCGTCCAACGGCGAGGGCTTCGAGAGCGCGGTCGCGTACGGGATCGCCGAGCGCCTGGGCTTCCCCGCCGAGGATGTCCGCTGGACCGTGGTGCCGTTCAACGCCTCGTTCGCGCCGGGCCCGAAGACGTTCGACTTCGACATCAACCAGGTCTCGATCAGCGAGCAGCGCCGCAAGGCAGTCGACTTCAGCGAGCCCTACTACACCACCCCGCAGGCCGTGCTCGTGCCCGAGGGCTCGGAGTACGCGGACGCGACCGGGGTGGCGGAGCTGCGCGAGGCGCGCTTCGGCGTGCAGGTCGGCACCACCAGCCTCGACGCGGTCACCGAGGTGATCGACCCCTCGACGGAGCCGCGCGTCTACAACGACTCGAACGACGTCGTGCGCGCCCTCAAGTCGAAGCAGGTCGACGCGATCGTGACCGACCTGCCCACGGCCATCTACCTGCGCGACGTCGAGGTCGAGGGCTCGACCGTCGTCGGCCAGTTCGCCGCGCCCGGGGGCGACGACTGGGGCGCCGTGCTCGCCAAGGGCTCGCCGCTGACCTCGTGCGTCTCGCAGGCGATCGCCGACATGCGCGAGTCCGGCGAGCTCGGGCGCATCACCGAGAGGTGGATCGGCGCCGAGGCGCCGGTGCTCGACCTGGGGTGA